The segment GGGCCGGGGAGTAGCCCGCCTTGAATGATGGGCTAATGACACAAATTGGGCATATCAGATTGGAAACTATGACTGATTTGGCAGTTGTCAAGATGTGACTGGATGTGGATGTTTTTGTCCGGCGCGGAGGGTCTGTGTGGAACTCTCCTCACCATCGATCTTTACTGACAGTTTGGTCCCCTTTCTTTCCACCGCAATTTCATACACTCTGTCGCCGTTGCGAAATCTCATACGGTAGCCGGGCCAATCCGATGGAAGCGCTGGCTGAACCGAAAACGATTCTCCCTGCAGGCGAAATCCGAGTATGTATTCCAAACATGCCCGGTAGAGCCATGCTGCGGAGCCGGTATACCAGGACCATCCGCCACGCCCAATGTGATTAGGATGTGAATAAATATCAGCCGCAACAGCATAGGGCTCCAACCTGTACTGCCACGCTTTGTCGAAGTTATCGGTTCGCTTGATTGGATTTACAGTCTGAAACAATTCATATGCTTTATCCGGAAATCCAATTTGACAATATGCGGCAATCAACCAGGTCACTGCGTGATTATACTGGCCGCCGTTTTCCCGAATACCGGGGGGGTAATCACGAATGTAACCGGGATCAAACGCGGTACTGCCAAATGGGGGAGTAAACAACAACGCAAGTTGTTGGTCCTTCAGAAACAAAAGCCGTTCCACGGACTGCATCGCTTGCTGTGATTTTTCAGGATCTCCCGCGCCGGAGAGAATCGACCAGCTCTGCGCAATGGAATCGATCCGACTCTCTACACTATCAGCAGACCCCATAACAGTTCCGTCATCATGAAAACTACGAAGAAACCATTGGCCATCCCATGCCGCGTAATGGATTGTAGCTCTTAACTTTTGAGCCTGTTCTTTATAGGCTTGCGCTTTTTGAATCTCTCCGCGTTTTTCACAGAGAAACCCAAAGTCGTTCAGGATTTTAATCAGAAACCATCCGAGCCAGACGCTTTCTCCGCGCTCCTGAATACCAACACGGCTGAAGCCATCATTCCAATCGCCCGAACCGATCAATGGAAGCTCATGCCGGCCGAAACGTAAACTGCGGTCAATTGCCCGAAGACAATGTTCAAATAAAGAACCCTCTTCTTCAGAAGTCTGCGGTTCGAAATATTCTTCGCTTTCCAGCGGTTCCAGGATTTTTCCTTTCAAATAAGGAATCCTTTCATCCAGAACATTTAGATTTCCGGTGAGAGAGCAATAAAATGCGGTGCAGTAGGGGAGCCAGAGCAGATCATCAGAGATTCGCGTTCGTACGCCTTTGCCGGTGGGGGGATGCCACCAATGTTGCACATCCCCTTCTTCAAACTGGTGCGCGGCGGCGCGCAACAAGTGTGTTTCCAACAAATCAGGGCGCGCATAAGCGAGAGCAAGCGCATCTTGAAGCTGATCCCGGAATCCGTACGCGCCGCTACTTTGATACAGGGCCGAGCGAGACCAGAACCGGCACGATAAGGCCTGGTAAAGAAGCCAGCGATTCATCAAAACGTTCAATGAAGGATCCGGTGTTTCCACTTGAATTGCAGCCAACGTTTCATCCCAGAAATTGCGCACTTCTACAAGAGCGTTTTCAACGTCCGCAGCATTGCTGTAGCGTTTCACCAATGTGCGCACCTGGTTCAAATCTGTTCCTTCACCAAGCAAAAACAGGAACGTGTGTTCTGAGAATGGCCGCAAAGAGATCCTGCTTTGAATTGCGGCGCACGGATCCAATCCCGGGCCGGTCCGGCCGGAAAGATTTTCACGGCGTAAAGCGGCAGGATCTTTTACGGATCCGCACGGACCAAGAAATTCATTTCGATCCGCAGTGATGGTTCGTCCTTCATCGTTTACCGATGCAAAAGCGATCCGTTCCGCAAACTCATTGTTATAGGGATTGCGAAACAGCAGAGCTCCGGTCTTACTGTCAACGGAACTATTTACATAATGTGCAGTTCGTTCTTTATACGTTCCCAGCACCATCTCGGCATAAAAAGTTGCGGAGAGCTCCCGTGTTCGTCTTGTCTGATTTCGAATGGTTAAACGGAGAATTTTTACCGGATCTTCAACGGGAACAGAAACGATGAACTTATGCTCAAGCCCGTAACTTCCGGTTTCGAAGGTCGTGTAACCGGCGCCGTGTGCGATCTCGTATTTTCCGTTTCCGGGAAGCGGCTCCGGTGTCACTGACCAGAATCGTCCCGTTTCTTCGTCCCTTATATATATGGTGGAATCGACCGGATCGGAAACAGGATCGTTGGAGAACGGGGTCAATCGGTTCTCCCGGCTGTTGACCGACCAGGTCATTCCTGCTCCTTTTTCGCTGATCTGACACCCAAACTCCGGGTTACTGATAACGTTAATCCATGGAGCAGGAGTCGATTGATTTGGTTTCAAACGGATTTTGTATTCTTTTTGATCCGGTGTGAATCCGCCAAAGTCATTCGCAAGTATTAACTCCGATTCAGGGATGTTGTAAGGCGGATCCTCCATCGGAAACATGGATCTGACCACATGCGGTCCGGGGAGCGCCTCCTTTTCATCGGAGCGCAACATCTGCCGCGCGAGACTTCCACGCTGCGCATGAATCTCTGCGCGCGCCACAGTGCGTAAAAGGACCCGGTCTTCTTCATTCAGCAAATCCAGCCGCAAGACAAACACTCCGCCGGATACGTTCAATAGCTCGCGCGCCGAACTGCTCCGAATGAGCATGTGAAGCTCGTCTTGCAAATCCTGAAAATAACTCGTGGGAAACTCATTCAGAATCACCAGATCCACAACCAGACCTTTCATCCGCCAGTATTCATGAGCCTGAAGAACCTGGCGAACGATCGGAAGATCGTTTTGTTCTTCTACGCGCACCAAACAGACAGGTAGATCTCCGGAAATTCCAAATTGCCAAAGCGCTGATTGTGTTTTCTTATTCCGTTCCAGAACGGAGGGTCGCGGACGCAAAGAAGGAGTCGAAAAAACAATTCGACCGGCGAGTCTTTGATACAGATCTGCATCTTCGCGGTTCAATGAAAGTTGATGCAGCATCACCTGTGCATGAGCGGACGCCAGTTCAAAAACACGCGAAACAGAACGAAACTCGCGATACCGATGGATCAGCGAAATCACTTCTTCACGGTTGTTTCCGACCATCGTTATATAAGCAAGCACCTCCCGGCTGTAAGGCGCAATTTTCAATACGCGCCGCAGACTGAAGATGGGATCGAGAACTGCGCCTGTGGTTCCCGATAGAGGTTCCTCCCGGCGAAGCGCCTGCGGGTTTTCTACGGAGTTATTGCGTCCAAGAAAACGGCTTCGATCGGTTTCAAATTGCAAGTCACTTCGACCATTCTCTTTTTCAAGAGTAACCAGATGACCGGCCCATAGTTCGGTCTTATTTCTTGAATCGGTTGCGCGTCTGGCAATGAGCGCTCCCAGCTCAGGAACAAATTCCGTCTGTACAAACAGATTGCTGAAAGTTCGATGCGCGAGATCGTTTGCTGCCAGTGTCAGAATGATTTCGTTGTAGCTTGTGATTTCAATTTCGTGCGGCGTCGAGCTTGTATTTACAATTGTCAGACGCCGGACCTCCGCATTTTCATCCGGTGACACTACGATGTCATAGTGAGTTTCAATCGCGCCATCTCTTCTCCTGAATTCGATCCGGTCTTCGGAGAAACTGACGTTGTATCCGGCCGGAAGTTTTCTTACCGGCTGAAATCCCGCAGACCAGATCGTTCCTGCGGTTCGATCTTTTAAATAGAAGTATGTGCCTGTGGCATCGCAAGTAGGATCCTCGCGCCAGTGATTCACCCGGATTCCGTTCCATTCACTGTAGCCTGAGCCGCTGGTGGACATCATGATGCTATATCTTCCGTTCGAAAGAATTTGAGTTCGCGGAGGTGAGAGATAAGGTGTATGAAACTCTCTTGCAACCGCCGGTTCCTGAATCCCGAACAACTGGGGACGTTCATCAACAGTTTTTGTTTGGCCGAGTCCGGCGGTCGCGGGCATTCTTTCCTGAACCAGCAAATCAATTGCCTGGATGGAAGGATCCAAATGAAACCGTTCCTGCATGATCCGATCATGAAGAACGTTGTTCAGAGCAACGAAGGACATTCCGAGATGATGAGCCATGAATGTTCTTACGATTGCAGACCGTG is part of the bacterium genome and harbors:
- a CDS encoding DUF3131 domain-containing protein; translated protein: MITLDSDTILPRGAARKLIGILSHPLNRPLIDRDARKVVKGYGILQPRVSHTLRSANTSLFARAFSGPAGIDPYTRAVSDVYQDLFGEGSFIGKGIYDLRAFHDTLDERFPENTLLSHDLVEGAFARTGLVSDIELFDDHPSDYTSYSLRHHRWVRGDWQAAFWLYDSFFSKERNSISGLNAWKLIDNLRRSLVSPAVLVLFLLGWTLLPGSSLFWTFFSAVVLAAPILVPLTGLFMGSFKGVPFIDHLRNVRASLSIAFTHVLLAITFLANDALLHLDAIVRTVFRIVQRKKLLEWTTAAQAERSRSKGLAGYHRRMWGSLALTAVTSLLILEARSDVWNVSAPVLVFWMFTPTIAWLTGLTVHVRVREIPQNTRYVLRSYARECWRYFETFVNEQNQWLPSDNFQQDPAELIAHRTSPTNVGFALLANISAFDFGYIGVTDFVQRTELTLATLTRLSTFNGHLFNWYDTITLKPLEPRYVSTVDSGNLASALLTLRQFVLKDQELFSPPRKRLEGIADDLTGFLNWARARKPSVTATTISEVQTIRREVRRFLKNPFSEISEEDLLIWLQKVLSQLTQVGLMDSECEYWLDSAKKTVASHLADFERPQDLRQRLRSIAREAETLVQEMDFRFLYDEDRGLFSIGFNVTNGRLDPSYYDLFASESRLTSFVAIAKGDVPQSHWFRMSRTMTARGPHRLMASWSGSMFEYLMPLLFIRNESATLWDYTYEKAVKAHKTYGHLKGVPWGVSESAYNRRDASMNYQYGPFGVPWLGLKRELEADLVVAPYATFLAAMVTPMAAHRNLEHLEKMGAHGRFGFFESIDFTPERVPEGSRSAIVRTFMAHHLGMSFVALNNVLHDRIMQERFHLDPSIQAIDLLVQERMPATAGLGQTKTVDERPQLFGIQEPAVAREFHTPYLSPPRTQILSNGRYSIMMSTSGSGYSEWNGIRVNHWREDPTCDATGTYFYLKDRTAGTIWSAGFQPVRKLPAGYNVSFSEDRIEFRRRDGAIETHYDIVVSPDENAEVRRLTIVNTSSTPHEIEITSYNEIILTLAANDLAHRTFSNLFVQTEFVPELGALIARRATDSRNKTELWAGHLVTLEKENGRSDLQFETDRSRFLGRNNSVENPQALRREEPLSGTTGAVLDPIFSLRRVLKIAPYSREVLAYITMVGNNREEVISLIHRYREFRSVSRVFELASAHAQVMLHQLSLNREDADLYQRLAGRIVFSTPSLRPRPSVLERNKKTQSALWQFGISGDLPVCLVRVEEQNDLPIVRQVLQAHEYWRMKGLVVDLVILNEFPTSYFQDLQDELHMLIRSSSARELLNVSGGVFVLRLDLLNEEDRVLLRTVARAEIHAQRGSLARQMLRSDEKEALPGPHVVRSMFPMEDPPYNIPESELILANDFGGFTPDQKEYKIRLKPNQSTPAPWINVISNPEFGCQISEKGAGMTWSVNSRENRLTPFSNDPVSDPVDSTIYIRDEETGRFWSVTPEPLPGNGKYEIAHGAGYTTFETGSYGLEHKFIVSVPVEDPVKILRLTIRNQTRRTRELSATFYAEMVLGTYKERTAHYVNSSVDSKTGALLFRNPYNNEFAERIAFASVNDEGRTITADRNEFLGPCGSVKDPAALRRENLSGRTGPGLDPCAAIQSRISLRPFSEHTFLFLLGEGTDLNQVRTLVKRYSNAADVENALVEVRNFWDETLAAIQVETPDPSLNVLMNRWLLYQALSCRFWSRSALYQSSGAYGFRDQLQDALALAYARPDLLETHLLRAAAHQFEEGDVQHWWHPPTGKGVRTRISDDLLWLPYCTAFYCSLTGNLNVLDERIPYLKGKILEPLESEEYFEPQTSEEEGSLFEHCLRAIDRSLRFGRHELPLIGSGDWNDGFSRVGIQERGESVWLGWFLIKILNDFGFLCEKRGEIQKAQAYKEQAQKLRATIHYAAWDGQWFLRSFHDDGTVMGSADSVESRIDSIAQSWSILSGAGDPEKSQQAMQSVERLLFLKDQQLALLFTPPFGSTAFDPGYIRDYPPGIRENGGQYNHAVTWLIAAYCQIGFPDKAYELFQTVNPIKRTDNFDKAWQYRLEPYAVAADIYSHPNHIGRGGWSWYTGSAAWLYRACLEYILGFRLQGESFSVQPALPSDWPGYRMRFRNGDRVYEIAVERKGTKLSVKIDGEESSTQTLRAGQKHPHPVTS